CCTGGGCGAACTCACCCGGACTGCCCGGGACCACGGCGTGCAGGTGATGGTCGAGGGACCGGGCCACGTCCCGATGGATCGGGTGGCGGACAACGTCGAGCGCCAACAGGAGGTCTGTGACGGGGCCCCGTTCTACGTGCTCGGACCGCTCGTCACCGACGTCGCGCCGGGCTACGACCACATCACGAGCGCCATCGGCGCGGCCGAAGCGGGCCGTGCCGGCGCCGCGATGCTCTGTTATGTCACGCCGAAGGAGCACCTGGGTCTCCCCGACCGGGAGGACGTGCGCGACGGACTGGCGGCCTACCGGATCGCCGCCCACGCGGCCGACGTCGCGACCGGCCTGCCGGGCGCCCGCGACTGGGACGACGCGCTCTCGGAAGCCCGCTACGCGTTCGACTGGCGCCGGCAGTTCGACCTCGCGCTGGATCCACAGCGGGCCCAGGAGTACCACGACCAGACCCTCCCGGGCGACAACTACAAGCAGGCGCGGTTCTGCTCGATGTGCGGCGTGGAGTTCTGCTCGATGCGGATCGACCAGGACGCCCGCGATGCCGACGGCGAGATGTCGGCGCTCGACGACGAGACCGACCTCGACGACTCCCCCGCCGCCGAGGCGAATCTCCCGCCGGTCGGCACCCACGACACCAGCGGCGTCCCCGAGGAGATCGAGATCAACGGCGTCACGTTCACGCCGGATCAGGGCCACGCCGACGACTGAAGTCTCGGTCAAGCATCAGCGTCCGTGCCTCTGAGCGACGGGCTCGAATGCTGGACTCGACGCAATCGGTGGTGCATCGGTGGTGCGACAGACGCCCGCACGGTCGGCGCCAGAAGGGCTGTGGGCCCTCCACGAAGCTTATGAGCGGGTGTCGATCACTCGGAATATGGTCCGGTTCGGAGCCCTCCTCCTGGGCGTCGTCCTGACGTTCTTCGGATTTGGCGCCGCCTGGAACGCCCGCGAAGTCGCCCGGAAGGACGAACAGTACGACGCGATCGGAAGCCGACGCGGGTGGCTCGACGCGGAGCCGGCGGGATGGAAGGTGTCGGTCGTGCGGCTGTCGTGGGGGATCGTGGGAATCATCGGCCTCGCGCTCGTCGGCGCGGGGCTGTTGTTGTAATCGTTCGTCGGCGCATGCACCCCGCGCTGGCGTTGCCGCTGGAATCTCGAACCGACGAGAAATATCGACACCGATCAGAAAATGTCCGCTCGGATGTGGATACAGCGCCGACCCGGCCGATCAGAACTGGCCGGCGTCGGCGTCCCGGGAAGAGCCCCCGTCGGTCGCCGCCGGGCTGTGTCCCGTGCTGCTCGCGTCGACGCCGGGATTGGCCTGATCGCCCGCGTTCCCGCTCCCGCTCCCGGCGACACCGATGTCGAAGGTCGCGAGGTGGGCCTCCAGGTCGGACGCCTGCTCGGCGAGGACATCGGCGCTCGACGTCACTTCGGTGAGCGAGGCGGCCTGCTCTTCGGCCGCCGCGGAGACGTTCTCGGTCTCGGCGTCGACCTCTTGGCTGTCGTCGACGACCTCGTCGATCATCGCCACGACCTCTTGGGCGGAGGCCGCCTGTTCGTCTGTGGCGCGGCTGACCTCCTGGATGCTGTCGTTGATCGATTCGACGTACCCGGTGATGGCTTCGAGCGCGTCGACGCTCTCTTCGATCGTGTCCGCGCCGTCTGTCACCTCCGAGCGCATCTCCTGGATCTCCTCGACGGTGCCGGTGGTCGACTGCTCGACCGCCCCGATCCGCTCTTCGATCTTCCGGGTGGCCTCGCCGACCTCCATCGCGAGGTCCTTGATCTCGTCGGCGACGACCGCGAAGCCCTCGCCCGCCTCGCCGGCGCGGGCGGCCTCGATCGAGGCGTTCAGCGCCAGCAGATTGGTCTGTTCGGCGATGTCGTCGATGAGGTCGACGATCTCGCCGATCTCGGCCATCTGCGATTCGAGCGACTCGATCTCCTCGACGGTCCGCTCGCTCTTCGCTTCGATCTCTTCTAGGGCCTCGATCGCCTCTCCGGCGTTCTCCCGCCCGTCGTCGCCGCGATCGGCGGCTTCCTCCGCCGTCGACGCGACCTCGTCGGCCGAGGAGGCGACCTCCTCGACGGTGGCCGAGAGGTCGTTCATCTCGTCGGAGACGGTCTCCAGGCTCTCGGTCTGTCGGGTGCTGGTCGAGGCGATGCCCTGGACGGACTCGCTGACCTGCTGGCTCGCCGACTCCACCTCGCGGGCGCTGTTTGCGACCGTCTCCGTCTCGCTGGCGACCGCGCCGGAGAACTCCCGGATGTCCACCATCGTCGCCTGCAGATCACTCATCATCGAATTGAACGACTCCGCGATCTCCACCATCGCGTCGCTCCGGCTCTCGGGGTCCATCCGCCGGGTCAGGTCGCCGTCGGCCGCCGCGTCCATCGTGGCGCTGAAGGCCGCCGCTTTCGAGACGAGAGCGTCGTTCAGCTCTTCGGCATCGTCTTTCGCTTCCTGGGCCCGCCGTCGCTCCTGTTCGACGCTCTCCCGTTCGGCCTTCAGTTCGACGACCGACGAAAGCGACCCGGTCGAGGTGATGGCGAAGACGCCGATGGTGATCGACAGGAGGATCAGGCTCAGCAGGTCCCAGAAGGACCCGCTGATGCCGAGCCACTCCAGCGCGACCACGCCGGTCCACATCGCTCCGAGGAGGCTCCCGAACGCCACGTTCGACCAGAAGCCGGCCTCCAAGTCGAAGTCGTGATAATTGCGCACCGAAAGAACCGCCGCGGCCCCGAACCCCGCGACCGCCAGCAGGTCCAAGACCGCGGTGAAGGAAACCATCGGTCAGCCCTCCACGGCGTCCGAGCCGCCGAGCGTCTCCGATCCCCCGAGGCCCGCCTCTTCGGCCGCCGAGAGCCGCTCCCGGCGATCGTAGGCCGCGTAGGCGAACGCCACGCCCGATCCGAGGAGCCCGAACGCGTGTTCGACGAAGTTGAACACGTCCCCCAGAACGAGCGCCTCGACGTTGGTCGCGACAGCACCGACGACCAGGCAACAGTACCCGAGTGTGAACCACTTCGCCTCGTCTGTGTACCTGAGTATCACCGGAACTAATCCGACGATAGCGACCGTCAAAAGCACCAATTCCCCCGGTTCGAGCGCGCCAAGCGACACCATACGCGCCAGTTGCCAAACCGTCGCATAAACGTTCCGCGCCAAAACTCACGTTTGATAATTATTATATACTGGATGTTGTCAACCGATAAATATTTCTTGGTCGAGGACCCGATCCGATGCCTTTCGATCGGGGGAACGCCGTCCGAAACGCGGGGGTGCCGTCAGTCGAAGCCGCTGACGAGCGTCACGAGCCACTGGGCCGGGTCGTCGCGGCGGCGGACCTCGACGCGCTCGACCCACTTGACCCACTGGAAGCCGCGCCGGCCGGGCGCGACGAGCCGCATCGGGCCGCCGTGGCCGTGGCTCAGCCGCTCGTCGGCGACGTGCGTGGCCAAGAGCGCGTCGCGGGCCTCCTCGACCGGGAGCGACCACCGGTAGCCGGTGACGGAGACGAAGCGGACGTACCGCGCGCTTTCGTCGACGCCCGCGGCGTCCAGCAGATCGCCGACGCGGATCCCGCGCCACCGCTGGACCGTGTACCAGCCGCTCGTGCAGTCCAGGAGGGCTTCGCGCTCGCTGAGAGCCTCGCCGTCGACGACGACCTCGTCGTACGCGAGCGACAAGGGCGTCTCGACCGCGCCGCGAACCGCCAGCGACCACTCGCCGGGGTCGATCGGGTCGGGGTCGTCGGCGACCCACGAGGTCACCGGAAACGCGCCGTTGCCGTCGCCCTGACGGGGCTGTGACCCGGTGAAGCGGCGGTCCGCGCCCGGCGTCTCCAGGACGTCGTTCGCGACTTCTTGCGCTCGGTAGACGACGCCCCCGCCGAGGAGGAGCGCCGCGTACTTCAGCGTCGTCCGCCGACGGTGGAAATCCCGACGCTGCGGGAGGCGAAAGCGCGTCGCGAGGTGGGCGGCGATGAGCGGGACGAGCACGAGGCCGAAGCCGACGTGGACGCTCAGGAGCGTCCACAGCCACAGCCGGGCGTCGAGGCCGAGGACCCACGCGATCCCCGTCGCGAGCGCGCCGACGGCCGCGACAAGCGTCGCCACCGAGAGCGCGGTCGTGGGTCGCCACCGGGAGCGGTCGGTGAGCCGGTGGCGGACCCGCGCGAGCTTGAATCCGAGGAGCGCGACGATCGTCAGCCCGACGATCCGGTGGAGCCAGAACAGCGGCCAGCCCGAGGGCGACCCCACCGTGAAGGAAAGCAGTCCCGAAGCGGCCTCGACGCCGACGAGCGCGAGGAGCGACCAGTCGACGAGCCGCGGCGGCGGCCGCACCGCGTCGGCGACGTCGCGGAGCCGGGAGGCTGGCCACATACTCCTTGCTAGGCCCGCCGCCGCAAGAAGCGTTCGGGCCGCAGACGACGGAGAGGGCATCGAGGAGGCTCCGTCGCCGCCGACGACACCGACCGGATCGCCGAGTGACCGACAGCGACAGTATAATACTCGGCCGGCATCGCCTACGGGTATGGAGCGATTCGACGTAGCAGTCGTCGGCGGCGGCCCCGCGGGCTCGTCGGCCGGCCACGCGGCCGCGTCCCGCGGCGCGTCGGCGGTCGTCCTGGAGAAAGGGGTGCCGCGGACGGACCGCCCCGATCGATTGGGACCGGACTCGACGGACGCCGCGGGCATCCTCGACTACTGGGTCGACATTATGGGGATCCACCCCGACGAGATGCCCGAGGGCGTCGTCCTCGGCACTCTCGACCGCGCGGAGTTCATCGGCCCCTCTGAGTCGCTCACGCTGCGGTCGACGGGGATCGAGTCCTCGTACGACAACTTCGGGTTCTGTATGCAGCGGGCCCGCTTCGACGACTTCCTCCGCGACCGCGCCGAAGAGGCCGGCGCCGAGTACCGCGCCGGGGTCTCGGTCCGAAGCGTCGAGACCGACCGCGACGGCGACGGTCCGCGACACCGACTCGAACTCGCGAGCGGCGACGAGCTCGGCGCGGAGTACCTGATCCTCGCGGACGGCCCCCAGCGCCAGGTGACGAACCGCGTCCTCGACGAGTACCTCCCGTTCGACGTCACGGAACGGCTCTCGACCCGCGAGACGAACCACATCGCCTACCAGGAGCACCGCCGGCTCCCCGAGGAGGTCTTCGAGGAGGTCGCGGGCGCGATCAAATTCTGGTGGGGACACATGCCCGGCCACACCGCCTATCCGTGGATCTTCCCGAACGACGACAACGTCGCCCGGATCGGGCTGACGATGCCGATCGGGATGGACATCGAGGCCGTCGAGAACCGCGGGGACTACCCGCTCCTGCGGCCCGACGACGAGCGGATCCCCCAGGGGAAGGAGTACATCCGCCGGCTGCTCGAACAGGAGTACGGCGACGAGTACGACATCGAGGACGACTTCCCGCTCGTCGAGAATCGCGGGAAGTCGAAGGGGACAGAGACCTACGCCATCTCCTCGACGCGGCCGATCGACTCTCCCACGGGCGCGGGCGTCGCCGTCGTCGGCGGCGCGATGGGCGCGACCTCGGCGTTCCACGAGGGCGGCGACCACACGGCCGTCCGCACGGGCGCGATCGCTGGCGAACTCGCCGCCGAGGGCGATCTCGCACCATACAACGCCCGCTGGAAGGACGCCATCGGCGACGAGATCCTCCGCAACGTCGCGATGGCCGACATCGTCCACGACTACGAGCCCGACGACTGGGACTGGGCGTTCGCTACGGCCCGCAAGCTCCTCGAAAACAGCGAGGGCTACGGGCTCTTCGACACGAGCAACCTCAGGGCCGGGTTCGGCGCCGCGAAGCTCGTCACGACCTACAAGCGGACGAAGTTCTCCTTCCGGAACGGGAAGTACGTCCAGATCGGCGAATCCGACTACACGGTGTAGCGGGTCGGGCCGGTGAGTCGGAACGGCCTTTGCCCTCGACCGCCTTCCCCCGAGTGCGCACCCTCAGTCCCCGCCCGAGTACTCCCGTCACGGGAGCGATGACACGGCGGCGAACCCGGGTGTGCGACACAGGGACCGTCCGCGCCCCACAGACGGACCGCCCGACACGAGGGTTTCCCGGCCGACGCGGCGTGCCGCCACGGGATGAGGCCGGTCGTTAGTGTTTCGGGCGACATACCGACCTTTCGTACTGGGCGAGTCTGCGGCTCGTTCGGTGAAAACTCGATCAAAGATGCTCCTCGTTGGTCGCCGGGGGTCGAACGCTATAGCCCACCTACAGCCAGTTCCGGCTCACGTATTCAAGTGTCACTTCGGATTGGTCGATGTACTCGGAGAGTTCGTGTACGATATCTCCTACCTCTCGGGCCGAAAGCGTCTGATCCGTCTGGAAGAGAACACCGGCGGTATCTTCGACAGTGATCTGAGTGAAGAAGTCGTCGTCCTGAGTGAGAACGAGACGGTCTGTCTCGCGTGCATACGCAGCGATCGATTCATCTTCAGCACCCAGGCCGAGTTCTGCGATATCCCCGATCCGTTCAACGCTATGTCCGAGCTTCCGCAGGTAGTTGATCGTCGCCTGCTCGACGTTTTCGTCAGCGAGGATACGATACCCCATCAGTCACGAACGTCGTCTGGATCGGTCGCCAAGTGAGCGTGTGCTTCGATCGCGGATCGTCGCCGACGTTCGATCGTCCGCATCTCTTCGGGGTGGTCGTGGTAATAGGTGAGCGCCCGATAGACATCAGCCACGTCAAGATCGTGGCGATCGGCGACCGTACGCGGATCGAGTCCCCGTTCCTCGATTTGCTCTTTGAGGAACCGAACCGTAATCCGTCGGCCCTCGAGATGCGGCTCGTCGTGGAGTTCCTGCACGATACGTTTCGTCACTTGGCTCATACTGGGCGCTACGCCGCCATCACACTTGAACGTCTGGACCGGATTTCTTCCGGAGTCACTCTCACCGGTCCTACTGATAGCACCTCACCCGATAGAGGCCCCAGAGATACCGATTCCGCCACGGATTCAAACCGACCGCGGGCTCGGATTCGCTCACCGATACTACGCGCTCTGTAACTCTACTGTGACCCGCGTGCCGTCCCACTCGCTGGTCTCGACATCGAGCTGCCCGCCGGAGCTCCGCACGATCCACTGGGTCAGCCACAGCCCGACGCCGGTGCTGTGAGTGAGGTCCGTCTCCGTCCCGTTCCGCAGGACCTCGCGTTCGTTCGTCGGCAGTCCGGGACCGTTGTCGGCGATGACCAGTCGGACGCCCGCAGAGGAGTCGTCGGGCTTTCGGGCTTCGATCCGCACCCGCGGGTCGTCGGCGTCGTTGTGTTCGACGGCGTTCTCCAGGAGGTTGTCGAGCCCGTACGGGAGGAGTTCGTGCGCGGCGACCGGAAGCGACTCGGGGACGTCGACGTCGACGCGGGCGTCGGGCCAGTCGCGTCGGAGCCGCGCGGCGTGCTCCCGCAGTTCGGGCCCGAGATCGAACGTCGCGGGGGCCGAATCGTCGGGCTCGCCGAGCCGCTCGATGTTCCGCGCCGCCTCGCTCAGATTGCTGATGTTCGCGACGCGCTCGTCGATGACCTCGAGGTGATCGGACTCGGGAATCTCCTCGGAGAGCAGATCGAGGTGGCCGCGGATGACGGTGACGTCGTGGCGGATGTTGTGCCGCAGCGCCCGGTTCAACACCGTCAGGCGCTGCTCGCGCTGTTTCCGCTCGGTGATGTCGCTGATC
This is a stretch of genomic DNA from Halobellus sp. MBLA0158. It encodes these proteins:
- a CDS encoding methyl-accepting chemotaxis protein, with amino-acid sequence MVSFTAVLDLLAVAGFGAAAVLSVRNYHDFDLEAGFWSNVAFGSLLGAMWTGVVALEWLGISGSFWDLLSLILLSITIGVFAITSTGSLSSVVELKAERESVEQERRRAQEAKDDAEELNDALVSKAAAFSATMDAAADGDLTRRMDPESRSDAMVEIAESFNSMMSDLQATMVDIREFSGAVASETETVANSAREVESASQQVSESVQGIASTSTRQTESLETVSDEMNDLSATVEEVASSADEVASTAEEAADRGDDGRENAGEAIEALEEIEAKSERTVEEIESLESQMAEIGEIVDLIDDIAEQTNLLALNASIEAARAGEAGEGFAVVADEIKDLAMEVGEATRKIEERIGAVEQSTTGTVEEIQEMRSEVTDGADTIEESVDALEAITGYVESINDSIQEVSRATDEQAASAQEVVAMIDEVVDDSQEVDAETENVSAAAEEQAASLTEVTSSADVLAEQASDLEAHLATFDIGVAGSGSGNAGDQANPGVDASSTGHSPAATDGGSSRDADAGQF
- a CDS encoding molybdopterin-dependent oxidoreductase, which encodes MWPASRLRDVADAVRPPPRLVDWSLLALVGVEAASGLLSFTVGSPSGWPLFWLHRIVGLTIVALLGFKLARVRHRLTDRSRWRPTTALSVATLVAAVGALATGIAWVLGLDARLWLWTLLSVHVGFGLVLVPLIAAHLATRFRLPQRRDFHRRRTTLKYAALLLGGGVVYRAQEVANDVLETPGADRRFTGSQPRQGDGNGAFPVTSWVADDPDPIDPGEWSLAVRGAVETPLSLAYDEVVVDGEALSEREALLDCTSGWYTVQRWRGIRVGDLLDAAGVDESARYVRFVSVTGYRWSLPVEEARDALLATHVADERLSHGHGGPMRLVAPGRRGFQWVKWVERVEVRRRDDPAQWLVTLVSGFD
- a CDS encoding NAD(P)/FAD-dependent oxidoreductase; this encodes MERFDVAVVGGGPAGSSAGHAAASRGASAVVLEKGVPRTDRPDRLGPDSTDAAGILDYWVDIMGIHPDEMPEGVVLGTLDRAEFIGPSESLTLRSTGIESSYDNFGFCMQRARFDDFLRDRAEEAGAEYRAGVSVRSVETDRDGDGPRHRLELASGDELGAEYLILADGPQRQVTNRVLDEYLPFDVTERLSTRETNHIAYQEHRRLPEEVFEEVAGAIKFWWGHMPGHTAYPWIFPNDDNVARIGLTMPIGMDIEAVENRGDYPLLRPDDERIPQGKEYIRRLLEQEYGDEYDIEDDFPLVENRGKSKGTETYAISSTRPIDSPTGAGVAVVGGAMGATSAFHEGGDHTAVRTGAIAGELAAEGDLAPYNARWKDAIGDEILRNVAMADIVHDYEPDDWDWAFATARKLLENSEGYGLFDTSNLRAGFGAAKLVTTYKRTKFSFRNGKYVQIGESDYTV
- a CDS encoding DUF5615 family PIN-like protein; its protein translation is MGYRILADENVEQATINYLRKLGHSVERIGDIAELGLGAEDESIAAYARETDRLVLTQDDDFFTQITVEDTAGVLFQTDQTLSAREVGDIVHELSEYIDQSEVTLEYVSRNWL
- a CDS encoding DUF433 domain-containing protein, producing the protein MSQVTKRIVQELHDEPHLEGRRITVRFLKEQIEERGLDPRTVADRHDLDVADVYRALTYYHDHPEEMRTIERRRRSAIEAHAHLATDPDDVRD
- a CDS encoding PAS domain S-box protein gives rise to the protein MDRHADQLVGSLFRILGSQGHHEAQRLLVETYQSHAPSDRDELVDRLAADLVTILQEHLTPREGAAVLTTTVEYLVNRFVSVVDVAPVAIVVLDEDGGIQLWNDGAERTFGWSEREVLSKPYARVVAEPSESIPPVSELEDGERLTGVETRHRHKDGSLLDVRLWGAPLYNHEGQFTGATFVISDITERKQREQRLTVLNRALRHNIRHDVTVIRGHLDLLSEEIPESDHLEVIDERVANISNLSEAARNIERLGEPDDSAPATFDLGPELREHAARLRRDWPDARVDVDVPESLPVAAHELLPYGLDNLLENAVEHNDADDPRVRIEARKPDDSSAGVRLVIADNGPGLPTNEREVLRNGTETDLTHSTGVGLWLTQWIVRSSGGQLDVETSEWDGTRVTVELQSA